One genomic region from Campylobacter concisus encodes:
- a CDS encoding TonB-dependent receptor plug domain-containing protein, with protein sequence MKISYVLAFALVPNLMLGAEETIDLAPVTVSAKIQKSILEEPTKAQIVGKGAILENSDIAKSLLNLSGFTMERKGGGGSEVYYRSQTAARLPVLIDGSTLNGGCGMRMDTPITYISAQNYSSVRIVKGPQDVRYGALISGGIFFDREIARLSKPSFGGNVSVLGGSFRRFETAADVAAGNELGSLEISGGHYQSGDYKSGGGQKMHTHHKRNSVSLVGTLTPTDTTALQLSADLGNGEAAYADRMRDGVQFDRKSFGLKFEQDVGEHKIRLSSYYHQIDHIMDNFTMRPVRPIVPGNAMGRGYSISHPIRDMYGFKLEGELNFDNLTSYLGAGYSEDVFKWRGAGSGMAGVSKAKMDAALSKPHAKERKVTYKTIYTQDEYVLENDYGLLADLG encoded by the coding sequence ATGAAAATTTCTTACGTTTTAGCATTTGCTTTAGTACCAAATTTAATGCTTGGTGCTGAGGAAACGATAGACCTGGCTCCGGTTACCGTTTCTGCAAAGATACAAAAATCCATTCTTGAAGAACCTACAAAGGCTCAAATAGTGGGCAAAGGCGCGATACTGGAAAACAGCGACATCGCTAAATCGCTTTTAAATTTGAGCGGCTTTACAATGGAGCGTAAGGGCGGAGGCGGCAGCGAGGTTTATTATCGTTCGCAGACGGCGGCTAGGCTGCCGGTGCTGATCGACGGTAGCACTCTAAACGGCGGTTGCGGTATGCGCATGGATACGCCAATCACTTACATCTCGGCTCAAAACTACAGCTCGGTTCGCATCGTAAAAGGCCCGCAAGACGTCAGATACGGCGCGCTCATTAGCGGCGGTATATTTTTCGATAGAGAGATAGCAAGGCTGTCAAAACCGAGCTTCGGAGGAAACGTAAGCGTGCTGGGCGGCAGTTTTAGAAGATTTGAAACTGCCGCGGACGTAGCGGCGGGTAACGAGCTAGGAAGCCTAGAAATTTCTGGCGGACACTACCAGAGCGGCGACTATAAAAGCGGCGGTGGGCAGAAAATGCATACGCACCATAAACGCAACAGCGTCTCGCTAGTGGGTACGCTAACGCCCACGGATACTACGGCCTTACAGTTAAGCGCGGATCTGGGTAATGGAGAAGCGGCGTATGCCGATAGGATGAGAGACGGCGTGCAGTTTGACCGCAAGTCTTTCGGACTAAAATTTGAACAAGACGTCGGCGAGCACAAGATCAGGCTAAGCTCGTATTATCATCAAATCGATCACATAATGGATAACTTTACCATGCGTCCGGTGCGTCCGATAGTGCCTGGTAACGCAATGGGCAGAGGATATAGCATCAGTCACCCGATACGAGATATGTACGGCTTTAAGCTAGAAGGCGAGTTAAATTTCGATAATCTAACAAGCTATCTTGGCGCTGGGTACTCTGAGGATGTATTTAAGTGGAGAGGCGCCGGAAGCGGTATGGCGGGCGTATCTAAAGCCAAAATGGACGCTGCCCTATCAAAGCCGCACGCAAAAGAGCGCAAGGTAACGTATAAAACGATCTACACTCAAGACGAATACGTCCTTGAAAACGACTACGGGCTTTTGGCGGACTTAGGCTAG
- the recJ gene encoding single-stranded-DNA-specific exonuclease RecJ → MLNKEDIRNLLAHRFCNDIHKKISEIPTPSALKDIYKGANRIKEAIEKNERIAIVGDYDVDGVVSSVILAEFFDDLGVKDYLVKIPNRFKDGYGLNPEIIDELSADVSLIITVDNGISANDAAIICKEKGIDLIITDHHMPPAVLPEAYAIINPKQEDCNFPNIEICGAEVAWYLVGALKDVFGLNYDMSKFLELLAIAIIADMMELRDMNRMLVRLGICKLNASKRSAFHAIKEFYGKEKFECDDISFLIAPLINSAGRMDDAMNSFNFLRAKSIEEAYNYLDMIIEFNNSRKEEERQLFECSLKDVKEDDEVIITWGEQWHEGVIGIVASRLAKHFAKPAIVFSIDKGRAKGSARSIGKLDILSLIASHENLLTSYGGHKGAAGLTLTPENLVKFKEAINKSCSCLNMQECKSSDELLGDIMPSEIDFELLEILEFYEPYGQKNPRPVFKIKNALVKNERLIGRDQNHLKLILQKDNKTLEALFFNFTRHARVGEMIDIIFCISKNSFRGLVTPQLLIKEIL, encoded by the coding sequence ATGCTAAATAAAGAGGATATAAGGAATTTACTAGCGCATAGATTTTGTAACGACATACATAAAAAAATTAGTGAAATTCCGACACCAAGTGCCTTAAAAGATATATACAAAGGCGCTAACCGCATAAAAGAAGCGATCGAGAAAAACGAGCGTATAGCCATTGTGGGCGATTATGATGTTGACGGTGTGGTTTCGAGCGTAATTTTGGCCGAGTTTTTTGATGATCTTGGCGTGAAAGACTACCTAGTAAAAATTCCAAATAGATTTAAAGATGGATATGGGCTAAACCCTGAGATAATAGACGAACTCTCAGCCGATGTAAGCTTGATTATAACCGTTGATAACGGCATCTCTGCAAACGATGCGGCCATTATCTGCAAAGAAAAAGGCATCGATCTTATTATCACTGATCATCACATGCCACCAGCTGTTCTCCCAGAAGCTTATGCGATCATTAATCCAAAACAAGAAGACTGCAACTTCCCAAATATCGAAATTTGTGGCGCTGAGGTCGCTTGGTATTTGGTTGGAGCGTTAAAGGATGTTTTTGGGCTAAATTATGATATGAGCAAATTTCTAGAGCTTTTAGCTATCGCGATAATCGCTGATATGATGGAGCTAAGAGATATGAATAGAATGCTTGTTCGTCTTGGCATTTGTAAGCTAAATGCGTCTAAGCGTTCCGCATTTCACGCTATAAAAGAGTTTTATGGTAAGGAAAAATTTGAGTGTGATGATATTAGCTTTCTTATAGCTCCGCTTATAAATTCAGCCGGACGCATGGACGATGCGATGAATTCATTTAACTTTTTACGTGCTAAAAGTATCGAGGAAGCCTACAACTATCTTGATATGATCATTGAATTTAACAACTCCAGAAAAGAGGAAGAGCGCCAACTCTTTGAGTGCTCGCTAAAGGACGTAAAAGAAGACGATGAAGTCATTATCACTTGGGGTGAGCAGTGGCACGAGGGTGTGATAGGCATCGTAGCTAGCCGCCTAGCAAAGCACTTTGCAAAGCCAGCTATCGTCTTTAGTATAGATAAAGGCCGTGCAAAAGGCAGCGCTAGAAGCATTGGTAAGCTCGATATATTATCTCTCATAGCAAGCCACGAAAATTTACTAACAAGCTACGGTGGTCATAAAGGAGCGGCTGGACTTACACTTACGCCTGAAAATTTGGTGAAATTTAAAGAAGCGATAAATAAAAGTTGCTCATGCCTAAATATGCAAGAGTGCAAAAGCTCGGACGAGTTACTTGGTGACATAATGCCAAGCGAGATAGACTTTGAACTGCTTGAAATTTTAGAATTTTATGAGCCGTATGGACAGAAGAATCCTCGCCCAGTATTTAAGATAAAAAATGCTCTTGTTAAAAACGAAAGACTTATAGGAAGAGATCAAAACCACTTAAAGCTCATCTTGCAAAAGGATAATAAAACGCTTGAGGCTCTATTTTTTAACTTTACAAGACATGCTAGAGTGGGCGAGATGATAGATATTATCTTTTGTATATCAAAAAATTCATTCCGCGGACTTGTTACTCCACAGCTACTTATAAAAGAGATTTTATAA
- a CDS encoding RidA family protein: MNVKFDMTPGYGEKQLKEFGYSQVAVIGDRIEISGQGGWDDRWNFPQNLKDEIEQAFKNVERTLAVVGASWNDVFSVHSYHVGFEPAVNGIMTKLFKKYMPTHAPLWTCLGVEKLGDPKMRVEIRVSAVAKKNSSHSDENLRSF, from the coding sequence ATGAACGTAAAATTTGACATGACTCCTGGATACGGAGAAAAACAGTTAAAAGAATTCGGCTACTCACAAGTGGCCGTGATAGGCGACCGCATTGAAATTTCGGGGCAAGGCGGCTGGGACGACCGCTGGAATTTCCCGCAAAATTTAAAAGACGAGATAGAACAAGCCTTTAAAAACGTAGAACGCACGCTGGCCGTAGTCGGAGCCTCTTGGAACGATGTTTTTAGCGTGCACTCATATCACGTAGGCTTTGAGCCGGCGGTAAACGGCATAATGACCAAGCTTTTTAAAAAATACATGCCCACTCATGCGCCGCTTTGGACATGCCTTGGAGTAGAGAAACTAGGCGATCCGAAAATGCGCGTAGAGATACGTGTCAGCGCCGTGGCCAAAAAAAATTCAAGCCACTCGGACGAAAATTTGCGCTCGTTTTGA
- a CDS encoding CTP synthase, with protein MAKETKYIFITGGVLSSLGKGIAAASIATLLKNSGLKVSVLKADPYINVDPGTMSPLEHGEVFVTDDGAETDLDLGHYERFLDESLSQDNNFTTGRVYSSVIEKERRGDYLGKTIQVIPHIVGEIVDRIKKAGEGKDVLIVEIGGTVGDIEGLPFLEAIRALRVEVGKKRALNIHLTLVPFIKVAGELKTKPTQHSVGELRRIGITPDIIICRSEMPLNRELKDKIAASCGVEKNCVIESLDSASIYQIPLSFLKQDILTPIAENLGFNELKPDMAKWDSLVKRIIAPTNETTIAFVGKYIDLKESYKSLTEGIIHAGANLDARVNLRWIDSEKIEENNVNELLKDVDGILVAGGFGERGVLGKMQAIKFARENKIPYLGICLGMQLALIEFARDVLSLEDANSMEFDKECKNPIIYLIDSFIDAHGKKQIRTHTSPLGGTMRLGAYNCDIKPKTLLAEIYGNAKSVKERHRHRYEANPKYKEIFEKNGLLVSGESDGLIEAIELKGHPWFVGVQCHPEFTSRLTKPNPVILGFIKASLENVKS; from the coding sequence ATGGCAAAAGAGACGAAGTACATTTTTATCACAGGTGGTGTTTTAAGCTCACTTGGAAAAGGCATCGCAGCTGCGTCTATCGCGACTCTTTTAAAAAATTCCGGACTAAAAGTAAGTGTTTTAAAAGCTGATCCATATATCAACGTAGATCCTGGCACGATGAGCCCGCTAGAACATGGCGAAGTTTTTGTCACAGACGATGGTGCAGAGACAGATCTTGACCTTGGCCACTATGAGAGATTTTTAGATGAGAGCCTAAGTCAAGATAATAACTTCACAACGGGTAGAGTTTATAGCTCGGTCATCGAAAAAGAGCGCCGTGGCGACTACCTTGGAAAGACTATTCAAGTTATCCCTCACATCGTTGGCGAGATAGTTGATCGCATCAAAAAGGCAGGCGAGGGCAAAGATGTGCTAATCGTTGAGATCGGCGGAACCGTTGGCGACATCGAGGGGTTACCATTTTTAGAGGCGATAAGAGCTTTAAGAGTGGAAGTTGGCAAAAAAAGAGCGCTAAATATCCATCTAACGCTTGTGCCATTTATCAAAGTAGCTGGCGAGCTAAAGACAAAGCCAACCCAACACAGTGTAGGCGAGCTAAGACGTATAGGCATAACACCAGATATCATCATCTGCAGATCTGAAATGCCACTAAACCGCGAGCTAAAAGATAAGATAGCAGCAAGCTGTGGTGTTGAGAAAAATTGTGTCATAGAGAGCTTAGACAGCGCAAGTATCTATCAAATTCCACTTTCATTTTTAAAGCAAGACATACTAACTCCAATCGCTGAAAATTTAGGCTTTAATGAGCTAAAACCAGACATGGCAAAGTGGGATAGTCTAGTAAAAAGAATCATAGCTCCAACAAATGAAACTACAATAGCATTTGTAGGTAAATATATCGACCTAAAAGAGAGCTACAAGAGTCTAACTGAGGGCATCATCCACGCTGGAGCAAATTTGGATGCTAGGGTAAATTTACGCTGGATAGATAGTGAAAAGATAGAAGAGAACAATGTAAATGAGCTTTTAAAGGACGTAGATGGCATCTTGGTTGCTGGCGGCTTTGGCGAGAGGGGCGTTTTAGGCAAGATGCAAGCTATAAAATTTGCTCGTGAAAATAAGATCCCTTATCTTGGAATTTGCCTTGGTATGCAGCTAGCACTCATTGAGTTTGCAAGAGATGTTTTGAGCTTAGAAGATGCAAATTCTATGGAATTTGACAAAGAGTGTAAAAACCCTATCATCTATCTAATCGATAGCTTTATCGACGCTCACGGCAAAAAACAGATAAGAACGCACACAAGCCCACTTGGCGGCACGATGAGGCTTGGAGCATATAACTGCGACATCAAACCAAAGACACTTTTAGCTGAAATTTATGGCAATGCAAAGAGTGTAAAAGAGCGCCACCGCCACCGCTACGAGGCAAATCCAAAATATAAAGAAATTTTTGAGAAAAATGGTCTTTTGGTAAGCGGTGAGAGCGATGGACTGATAGAGGCTATCGAGCTAAAAGGCCATCCATGGTTTGTGGGCGTGCAGTGCCATCCTGAATTTACTAGCCGTCTAACTAAACCAAATCCTGTGATATTAGGCTTTATAAAGGCAAGTTTAGAAAACGTCAAATCTTAA
- a CDS encoding DUF4492 domain-containing protein — MIKNYLNIIASLYIEGFKNMKIGKKLWLLIIIKLIIMFGILKAFIFNETLNTKFQTDEEKSEFVIRNLIKE; from the coding sequence ATGATAAAAAACTACCTAAACATCATTGCCTCTTTATATATAGAGGGCTTTAAAAATATGAAAATAGGCAAAAAATTATGGCTTCTCATAATAATAAAGCTTATCATCATGTTTGGAATTTTAAAAGCCTTCATCTTTAACGAGACTCTTAATACCAAATTTCAAACCGACGAAGAAAAAAGCGAATTTGTTATTCGTAATCTAATAAAGGAATAA
- a CDS encoding cytochrome ubiquinol oxidase subunit I — MSEMDFVDWSRAQFALTAIYHFLFVPLTLGLSFIIAIMETIYVKTGDKVWLEITKFWLKLFGINFAIGVATGIIMEFEFGTNWANYSWFVGDIFGAPLAIEGLLAFFMESTFFAIMFFGWDKVSKKFHLLSTWLVAIGSNLSALWILIANGWMQYPIGMKFNPDTARMEMENFFEVALNPLGISKFLHTVTSGYTISALFVIGISAWFLIKKRHILLAKKSIVVASAFGLITSVFLLLSGDESAYFVAQKQPMKLAAMEGLYKGEKNAGLVAAGILNPAKKLGDESDAFLFEIKVPYALGIMANRELDSFTPGIDDLLYGNNEHNLISVEEKMAKGKVAIEALKNYKEAKKANDESLMKSSLSNLESNLNFLGYGYLKDAKEAVPPVALTFYSFHIMVALGTYFIALFAITLYLNLSRKYKFENIRAFLWICLFTIPLGYIAAEAGWIVAEVGRQPWVIQDLMTVGVGATNLSDSNVKISFTLFAVLFTVLLIAEIKIMLKQIKIGFNDHA, encoded by the coding sequence ATGTCTGAGATGGATTTTGTTGATTGGTCTAGGGCTCAGTTTGCGCTGACTGCCATTTACCACTTTTTGTTTGTCCCACTTACTTTGGGGCTAAGTTTTATCATCGCCATTATGGAGACGATATATGTTAAAACCGGCGATAAAGTCTGGCTTGAGATAACGAAATTTTGGCTAAAGCTCTTTGGTATAAATTTCGCTATCGGCGTTGCTACTGGCATCATCATGGAGTTTGAATTTGGTACAAACTGGGCAAATTACAGCTGGTTTGTCGGCGATATATTCGGCGCTCCACTTGCTATTGAAGGCTTGCTCGCATTTTTCATGGAGAGTACATTTTTTGCCATTATGTTTTTTGGCTGGGATAAAGTCAGCAAAAAATTTCACCTACTTTCAACTTGGCTTGTTGCGATTGGTTCAAATTTAAGCGCACTTTGGATCTTGATCGCAAATGGCTGGATGCAATATCCTATCGGCATGAAATTTAACCCAGATACCGCTAGAATGGAGATGGAAAATTTCTTCGAAGTAGCGCTAAATCCACTTGGTATTAGTAAATTTTTACACACAGTAACTAGCGGCTACACTATCTCAGCTCTTTTTGTGATAGGAATTTCTGCTTGGTTTTTAATCAAAAAACGCCACATATTACTAGCTAAAAAAAGTATCGTCGTTGCTAGCGCATTTGGACTTATCACATCGGTATTTTTGCTACTTAGCGGCGATGAGAGCGCATATTTTGTAGCTCAAAAGCAGCCTATGAAGCTTGCAGCCATGGAGGGACTTTATAAGGGCGAGAAAAACGCTGGTCTAGTTGCCGCTGGTATTTTAAACCCAGCTAAAAAGCTTGGCGATGAAAGCGATGCATTTTTGTTTGAGATAAAAGTACCTTATGCGCTTGGCATCATGGCAAACAGAGAACTAGACTCATTTACACCAGGCATTGACGACCTACTTTATGGCAATAATGAGCACAATCTAATAAGCGTCGAAGAGAAGATGGCAAAGGGTAAAGTAGCTATCGAAGCTCTTAAAAACTACAAAGAAGCCAAAAAAGCAAATGACGAGAGCTTGATGAAAAGCTCGCTTTCAAATTTAGAAAGCAACCTAAATTTCTTAGGATATGGCTATCTTAAAGACGCAAAAGAAGCTGTGCCACCAGTTGCACTTACATTTTATAGCTTCCACATCATGGTTGCTCTTGGTACTTACTTCATAGCTCTTTTTGCTATCACTCTTTATCTAAATCTCTCAAGAAAATATAAATTTGAAAACATAAGAGCATTTTTATGGATCTGCCTCTTTACCATACCGCTTGGCTACATCGCAGCTGAAGCTGGCTGGATAGTAGCAGAGGTCGGCCGTCAGCCTTGGGTGATACAAGATCTCATGACCGTTGGCGTAGGAGCTACAAATTTATCTGACTCAAATGTCAAAATTTCATTTACATTATTTGCTGTTTTATTTACGGTCTTGCTGATTGCCGAGATCAAAATCATGCTTAAGCAAATAAAGATAGGATTTAACGACCATGCATAG
- a CDS encoding cytochrome d ubiquinol oxidase subunit II: MHSLSLENLQIYWWFIVSLLGGLLVFMMFVQGGQTLIFSLGKDEIKKDMLINSIGRKWELTFTTLVMFGGACFAAFPLFYATSFGGAYWVWLAILFCFIIQAVSYEYRKKPDNFLGARTYEIFLFINGSLGVILIGMAVSTFFSGSDFVLNEHNFVEWKTPFRGLEALANPYLYLLGIAMFFLSRVGGCLYLINNIADGEFIQNARKQLLVNTVLFLPFFLGFLAWILTKDGFAYDANGVVSLMPYKYAINLIEMPIVGALLLIGVLLVLVGIFQGAFTKSIRGIFAYGLGVTLAVTALFLITGLNGTAFYPSFSDLSSSLTIKNASSSHYTLGVMAYVSLLVPVVLAYIIVVWRAIDSKKITQDEIKNDHHAY; the protein is encoded by the coding sequence ATGCATAGTTTAAGCTTAGAAAATTTACAAATTTATTGGTGGTTTATAGTTAGCCTTCTTGGCGGACTTTTAGTCTTTATGATGTTTGTTCAAGGTGGTCAAACGCTCATCTTTAGCCTTGGCAAGGACGAGATTAAAAAAGATATGCTCATAAATTCTATCGGTAGAAAATGGGAGCTTACATTTACGACGCTTGTTATGTTTGGAGGCGCGTGCTTTGCGGCGTTCCCGCTATTTTACGCTACGAGTTTTGGTGGCGCTTACTGGGTTTGGCTGGCTATTTTATTTTGCTTTATCATCCAAGCTGTAAGCTACGAGTACCGCAAAAAGCCTGATAACTTCTTAGGCGCTAGAACTTATGAAATTTTCCTTTTCATAAATGGCTCACTTGGCGTTATCCTTATTGGCATGGCGGTTAGTACATTTTTTAGCGGAAGTGACTTTGTGCTAAATGAGCACAACTTTGTCGAGTGGAAGACTCCGTTTCGCGGCCTTGAAGCTTTGGCAAATCCTTACTTGTACTTGCTTGGCATAGCGATGTTTTTCCTATCTCGCGTAGGCGGCTGCTTATACCTTATAAATAACATCGCGGACGGCGAATTTATACAAAACGCCAGAAAGCAACTGCTTGTTAATACCGTGCTATTCTTGCCATTTTTCTTAGGATTTCTTGCGTGGATACTTACAAAAGATGGCTTTGCATACGACGCAAATGGCGTAGTTAGCCTTATGCCTTACAAATACGCTATAAATTTGATCGAAATGCCTATCGTTGGCGCGCTACTGCTTATTGGCGTTCTTTTGGTACTTGTTGGAATTTTCCAAGGGGCATTTACAAAAAGCATACGTGGAATTTTTGCTTATGGCCTTGGCGTTACGCTAGCTGTAACCGCACTATTTTTGATAACAGGCCTAAATGGTACTGCGTTTTATCCGTCATTTAGCGACCTTTCTAGCTCGCTAACTATCAAAAATGCAAGCTCTAGCCACTATACGCTTGGCGTTATGGCCTATGTTAGTTTGCTAGTGCCAGTAGTGCTTGCTTATATCATCGTCGTTTGGCGAGCGATAGATAGCAAGAAGATCACGCAAGACGAGATCAAAAACGATCATCACGCATACTAA
- a CDS encoding aryl-sulfate sulfotransferase: protein MSKNFLGSVALAAVLVSGLSVGITPLEAGVLAHHVKVQGELGSVFINPYDVSPLTAIIDRAGKDIKDIHVKVKGKPDGGIDIDYNVSEHALLTHDGVPIWGLYPDYLNEVVLSYTFNGAKKVEIYKIYAQPIVTYSRDFRFSHMQKTRVKKVDPAFKNRLYLINNTITSVYKPLDWKNGGAASWNDFTENYIVDTKGEVRWYLDYQKFYDRSERRVMDGGMMMGFHQLKNGDISFGMAQRYLRYDLMGKEIYNRPLPRGYIDLSHEVMPLKDDHALLRVGKYNYHHKDGKISHTIRDHIIEVDSTGKVVEEWDLNEIFGNNVYRSNLIKALDARAVCLNIDMDAKEIKISNDLPFGDITSTGTGRNWAHVNSISYDESDDSIILSLRHQGIVKIGRDKKVKWILASPEGWSEEFKAKVLTPVDSKGNKIKCENSKCEGEFDWSWTQHTAWLTPRYDNKGSVKHLSVFDNGDARGMEQPAFKEDKYSRAVEYKIDEKKGTVEQTWQFGKERGFDFYSAVTSNVEWQKDKNTYFISSSNVNLLRPDKTIKMVLVEIDPKTNEIKFEMDVDSASRDDVAYRAMVIDPEVFSY, encoded by the coding sequence ATGAGCAAGAATTTCTTAGGTTCTGTTGCCCTTGCGGCTGTTTTGGTTAGTGGTCTTAGTGTAGGCATCACGCCACTAGAGGCTGGAGTCCTGGCTCATCACGTAAAGGTTCAAGGCGAACTTGGATCAGTCTTTATAAATCCTTACGACGTATCTCCGCTAACTGCGATCATCGATAGAGCTGGCAAAGATATCAAAGATATCCACGTCAAAGTAAAAGGCAAGCCAGATGGTGGTATCGATATCGACTACAATGTCTCAGAGCATGCCCTGCTTACGCATGATGGTGTGCCTATTTGGGGACTTTATCCTGACTATCTAAACGAGGTCGTGCTTAGTTATACATTTAACGGAGCTAAAAAGGTAGAAATATATAAAATTTACGCCCAGCCTATCGTCACATATAGCCGTGATTTTAGATTTTCTCACATGCAAAAGACTCGCGTCAAAAAGGTCGATCCTGCCTTTAAAAACAGGCTCTATCTCATAAATAACACGATCACAAGCGTCTATAAACCACTTGATTGGAAAAATGGCGGAGCTGCTAGCTGGAACGACTTTACCGAAAACTACATCGTAGATACCAAAGGCGAAGTCAGATGGTATCTTGACTATCAAAAATTTTACGACCGCAGCGAGCGCAGAGTGATGGATGGAGGCATGATGATGGGCTTTCATCAGCTAAAAAATGGCGATATCAGCTTTGGTATGGCTCAAAGATATCTAAGATATGACCTTATGGGAAAAGAAATTTATAACCGCCCGCTTCCAAGAGGCTACATCGATCTAAGCCATGAAGTTATGCCATTAAAGGATGATCACGCACTTCTTAGGGTTGGCAAATACAACTACCACCACAAAGATGGCAAAATTTCTCACACTATAAGAGACCACATCATCGAGGTCGATAGCACCGGTAAGGTGGTCGAAGAGTGGGATCTAAATGAAATTTTTGGTAACAACGTCTACCGCAGCAACCTCATAAAAGCGCTTGATGCTAGAGCTGTTTGCCTAAACATCGACATGGACGCAAAGGAGATAAAGATAAGTAATGATCTACCATTTGGCGACATCACCTCTACTGGCACAGGTAGAAACTGGGCTCACGTAAATTCTATCTCATACGATGAGAGCGACGATAGCATTATCCTCTCACTTCGCCACCAAGGTATCGTTAAAATCGGCCGCGATAAAAAAGTAAAATGGATACTAGCTTCGCCTGAGGGCTGGAGTGAAGAATTTAAAGCCAAAGTACTAACTCCAGTTGACAGCAAAGGCAATAAGATAAAATGCGAAAACTCAAAATGCGAGGGCGAATTTGACTGGTCATGGACTCAGCACACTGCATGGCTAACACCAAGATATGATAACAAAGGCAGTGTAAAACACCTAAGCGTCTTTGACAATGGCGATGCAAGAGGCATGGAGCAGCCAGCCTTTAAAGAGGATAAATATTCACGTGCGGTTGAGTACAAGATAGATGAGAAAAAGGGCACGGTTGAGCAAACTTGGCAGTTTGGTAAGGAGCGTGGCTTTGACTTTTATAGCGCAGTCACTAGCAACGTCGAGTGGCAAAAGGATAAAAATACCTACTTCATCTCAAGCTCAAATGTAAATTTGCTCCGTCCTGATAAGACTATCAAAATGGTCTTAGTTGAGATCGATCCAAAGACAAATGAGATCAAATTTGAGATGGACGTGGACTCTGCTTCAAGAGATGATGTTGCTTATAGGGCGATGGTTATTGATCCGGAGGTATTTAGTTATTAG